One part of the Homo sapiens chromosome 19, GRCh38.p14 Primary Assembly genome encodes these proteins:
- the ZNF443 gene encoding zinc finger protein 443, whose protein sequence is MASVALEDVAVNFTREEWALLGPCQKNLYKDVMQETIRNLDCVVMKWKDQNIEDQYRYPRKNLRCRMLERFVESKDGTQCGETSSQIQDSIVTKNTLPGVGPCESSMRGEKVMGHSSLNCYIRVGAGHKPHEYHECGEKPDTHKQRGKAFSYHNSFQTHERLHTGKKPYDCKECGKSFSSLGNLQRHMAVQRGDGPYKCKLCGKAFFWPSLLHMHERTHTGEKPYECKQCSKAFSFYSSYLRHERTHTGEKPYECKQCSKAFPFYSSYLRHERTHTGEKPYKCKQCSKAFPDSSSCLIHERTHTGEKPYTCKQCGKAFSVSGSLQRHETTHSAEKPYACQQCGKAFHHLGSFQRHMIRHTGNGPHKCKICGKGFDCPSSLQSHERTHTGEKPYECKQCGKALSHRSSFRSHMIMHTGDGPHKCKVCGKAFVYPSVFQRHERTHTAEKPYKCKQCGKAYRISSSLRRHETTHTGEKPYKCKLGKACIDFCSFQNHKTTHTGEKPYECKECGKAFSRFRYLSRHKRTHTGEKPYECKTCRKAFGHYDNLKVHERIHSGEKPYECKECGKAFSWLTCFLRHERIHMREKSYECPQCGKAFTHSRFLQGHEKTHTGENPYECKECGKAFASLSSLHRHKKTHWKKTHTGENPYECKECGKAFASLSSLHRHKKTH, encoded by the exons ATG GCCTCAGTGGCTTTAGAGGATGTGGCTGTGAACTTCACCCGAGAAGAGTGGGCTTTGCTGGGTCCTTGTCAGAAGAATCTCTACAAAGATGTGATGCAGGAAACCATCAGGAACCTGGATTGTGTAG TAATGAAATGGAAAGACCAGAACATTGAAGATCAATATAGATATCCCAGGAAAAATCTAAG ATGTCGTATGTTAGAGAGATTTGTTGAAAGTAAAGATGGAACTCAATGTGGAGAAACATCTAGCCAGATTCAAGATAGTATTGTGACCAAGAACACTCTTCCTGGAGTAGGTCCTTGTGAAAGCAGTATGAGAGGAGAAAAAGTCATGGGTCATTCATCCCTTAATTGTTACATCAGAGTTGGTGCTGGGCACAAACCACATGAGTATCATGAATGTGGAGAGAAGCCAGATACGCATAAACAAcgtgggaaagccttcagttaCCACAACTCATTTCAAACACATGAGAGGCTTCACACTGGAAAGAAACCATATGAttgtaaagaatgtgggaagtCCTTCAGTTCTTTGGGAAACCTTCAAAGACACATGGCAGTGCAGCGTGGAGATGGACCTTATAAATGTAAGTTGTGTGGGAAAGCGTTTTTTTGGCCCAGTTTATTACATATGCATGAAAGAAcgcacactggagagaaaccatatgaATGTAAGCAGTGTTCTAAAGCCTTTTCTTTTTACAGTTCCTATCTAAGACATGAAAGAACACATACTGGGGAGAAACCGTATGAATGTAAACAGTGTTCTAAAGCCTTTCCTTTTTACAGTTCCTATCTAAGACATGAAAGAACACATACTGGGGAGAAACCATATAAATGTAAGCAGTGTTCTAAAGCCTTCCCTGATTCCAGTTCTTGTCTAATACATgaaagaactcacactggagagaaaccctatacaTGTAaacaatgtgggaaagccttcagtgtTTCCGGTTCCCTTCAAAGACATGAAACCACTCACAGTGCAGAGAAACCCTATGCATGTCAGCAATGTGGGAAAGCGTTTCATCATCTGGGAAGCTTTCAAAGACACATGATAAGGCACACTGGAAATGGACCTCATAAATGTAAGATATGTGGGAAAGGCTTTGATTGTCCTAGTTCACTGCAAAGTCATgaaagaactcacactggagagaaaccctatgaatgcaaGCAGTGTGGGAAAGCATTATCTCATCGCTCAAGCTTTCGAAGTCATATGATAATGCACACTGGAGATGGACCTCATAAATGCAAGGTATGTGGGAAAGCCTTTGTTTATCCCAGTGTATTTCAAAGACATGAAAGGACTCACACTGcagagaaaccctataaatgtaaaCAATGTGGCAAAGCCTACCGTATTTCCAGTTCCCTTCGAAGGCATGAAAcaactcatactggagagaaaccctataaatgcaAACTTGGGAAAGCCTGTATTGATTTCTGTTCCTTTCAAAATCACAAAacaactcacactggagagaagccatatgagtgtaaggaatgtgggaaagcattcagtcGTTTCAGATACCTTTCTCGACATAAAAGGactcacacaggagagaaaccttatgagTGTAAAACATGTAGGAAAGCCTTCGGTCATTATGATAACTTAAAGGTACATGAAAGAATTCACTCTGGAGAGAAGCcgtatgaatgtaaggaatgtgggaaagcatTCTCTTGGCTCACTTGCTTTCTACGACATGAAAGAATTCACATGAGAGAGAAATCCTATGAATGTCCACAATGTGGTAAAGCCTTCACTCATTCCCGTTTTCTTCAAGGACATGAAAaaactcatactggagagaacccgtatgaatgtaaggaatgtgggaaagcatTTGCTTCTCTCAGTTCCTTGCATAGACATAAAAAGACTCACTGGAAAaaaactcacactggagagaacccatatgaatgtaaggaatgtgggaaagcatTTGCTTCTCTCAGTTCCTTGCATAGACATAAAAAGACTCACTAG